One Ignavibacterium album JCM 16511 genomic region harbors:
- a CDS encoding KUP/HAK/KT family potassium transporter, which yields MENENIKAGTFSNIIHAMGVVFGDIGTSPIYTLSIVFTLTLPTRENIFGILSLIFWTLISLVTIQYAWLAMSLSIRGEGGIIVLKEILVSLLKKGRRIGFIAFLGYVGVSLLIGDGVITPAISILSAVEGLRLIPQLSHISLTTIILITAAITILLFAIQHRGTDKVASSFGPIMFVWFLSLFFSGFLYLIHIPEIFLALSPYYAIEFFIHNGLPGFFVLSEVILCATGGEALYADMGHLGGKPIRKAWSIVFFALIINYFGQGAYILEHGDTKQVLFKLVSSYSEILYIPFLTLTLLATIIASQAMISAVMSLVFQGINTGIFPLMRIKFTSQKLRSQIYIPAVNKFLLLAVILMILIFKESSNLAAAYGLAVTATMFISSIFIVTIFYIKKNYLKSAIGAIVLVIAGLYLVAVTHKIPYGGYWSVIIALFVFGVMMLWINGMTKLRRFLRATSLDVFIESFKQIYETGNYIKGEAIFFTKNINSVSPYILHCMFRTGIIYEKNILVSVETSDQPYGVNLESYEKVTEGLYTARITYGYMESPDLPKLFKQWGFSEKAIFYGAEEIKTSKPFLKIFAVLKRLAPNWISFFDFPYNKLHGVVTRIEI from the coding sequence ATGGAAAATGAAAATATAAAAGCCGGCACTTTCAGTAATATTATTCATGCAATGGGAGTTGTATTTGGTGATATTGGTACAAGTCCAATTTATACTTTAAGTATTGTATTTACACTTACTCTTCCTACAAGAGAAAATATCTTTGGAATTCTTTCTCTCATTTTCTGGACATTGATCAGCCTGGTGACAATTCAATATGCCTGGCTGGCAATGAGTCTTAGTATTCGTGGTGAGGGAGGAATAATTGTTCTGAAGGAAATTCTGGTTTCACTCTTGAAGAAAGGAAGAAGAATTGGATTTATTGCTTTCCTTGGATATGTAGGTGTTTCGTTACTGATTGGTGACGGAGTTATCACACCTGCAATAAGTATTCTTTCTGCCGTAGAAGGACTAAGGTTAATTCCTCAGTTAAGTCATATCTCGCTGACAACTATAATTTTGATAACAGCTGCAATTACCATTTTACTATTTGCAATTCAACACAGAGGTACTGATAAAGTTGCTTCCTCATTTGGTCCAATTATGTTTGTCTGGTTTCTTAGTTTATTCTTTTCCGGATTTTTGTATTTGATTCACATCCCTGAAATTTTTCTTGCACTCAGTCCTTACTATGCGATTGAATTTTTTATTCACAATGGATTGCCAGGATTTTTCGTTCTAAGTGAAGTTATACTTTGTGCTACCGGAGGCGAAGCTCTATATGCAGATATGGGGCATCTTGGCGGCAAACCTATTAGAAAAGCTTGGTCAATTGTTTTCTTTGCTCTTATAATAAATTATTTTGGTCAGGGTGCATACATACTTGAACACGGTGATACAAAGCAGGTTTTATTTAAACTAGTTAGCAGCTATTCCGAAATTTTATACATTCCTTTTTTAACATTAACATTACTAGCAACAATTATAGCATCTCAGGCAATGATTAGCGCTGTGATGTCACTTGTATTTCAGGGAATTAACACTGGTATTTTCCCATTGATGAGAATAAAATTCACTTCTCAAAAACTTCGCTCGCAGATTTATATTCCGGCAGTAAATAAATTTTTGCTCTTAGCAGTTATACTTATGATTTTAATCTTTAAAGAATCAAGCAATCTCGCAGCAGCTTACGGTCTTGCTGTTACTGCAACAATGTTTATTAGCTCAATTTTTATCGTGACAATTTTTTATATAAAGAAAAACTATTTAAAATCTGCAATTGGAGCAATTGTACTTGTTATTGCCGGATTATATCTGGTTGCTGTTACTCATAAAATTCCTTATGGTGGATACTGGTCTGTTATAATTGCGCTATTTGTATTTGGAGTTATGATGTTATGGATTAATGGAATGACAAAACTCAGAAGATTTTTAAGAGCCACATCATTAGATGTATTTATTGAAAGTTTCAAACAAATTTATGAAACCGGAAACTACATAAAAGGTGAAGCAATATTTTTTACTAAAAATATTAATTCTGTTTCACCATATATTTTGCACTGTATGTTCAGGACAGGAATTATTTATGAAAAAAATATTTTAGTTTCTGTCGAAACTTCTGATCAACCTTACGGCGTAAATCTTGAATCCTATGAAAAAGTTACTGAAGGACTTTATACCGCAAGAATTACTTATGGTTATATGGAATCACCAGATTTACCAAAGCTCTTTAAGCAATGGGGTTTCTCAGAGAAAGCAATTTTCTATGGTGCAGAAGAAATCAAAACAAGTAAACCTTTCCTGAAAATATTTGCAGTATTAAAAAGATTAGCTCCAAACTGGATTTCGTTTTTCGATTTCCCATATAATAAATTACACGGCGTAGTAACCAGAATTGAAATCTAA
- a CDS encoding endonuclease/exonuclease/phosphatase, whose protein sequence is MKKMLFIFLISLSSFTCAQNNNDKFISVAFWNLENLFDAKDDTQKNDEEFLPDGLKQWNDERLDRKFYNLARVIRSMNDGNGPDIFGVCEVEHKYLLDSLISKHLFDKNYISESPESPDERGIQTGIIFRADKFKLLETYTDAVKLEGNIKTRLILGVKLLYKNSETFYVFVNHWPSRRGGESESEIRRIKAAQTLRKRIEQVFNNDKYAKIIIMGDFNDEPINNSILSHLKAKPIICDSAEMIEKINSRVDNSDLFNLAYHSYSLGEGSYKHQDNWNMLDQIIVSRELIIGKKVRYQCNSFQVYKPEFMITKTGKYQGTPFPTYGGNRYLGGYSDHFPVIAKIILE, encoded by the coding sequence ATGAAAAAGATGTTATTCATTTTTCTGATTTCTCTTTCAAGCTTTACTTGTGCACAAAACAATAATGATAAATTTATTTCTGTAGCATTCTGGAATCTCGAAAATCTTTTCGACGCAAAAGATGATACTCAGAAAAATGATGAAGAATTTCTTCCTGATGGTCTGAAGCAATGGAATGATGAAAGGTTAGATAGAAAATTTTATAACCTGGCAAGAGTAATAAGATCAATGAACGACGGTAATGGTCCGGATATTTTTGGAGTCTGCGAAGTTGAACATAAATATTTGCTTGACAGTTTGATATCAAAACATTTATTTGATAAAAATTATATTTCTGAATCTCCTGAGTCACCTGATGAAAGAGGAATTCAAACAGGAATTATATTCAGAGCTGACAAATTTAAATTACTCGAAACATATACTGACGCTGTAAAGCTTGAAGGAAATATTAAGACGAGACTAATATTGGGAGTTAAACTTTTGTATAAAAACTCAGAAACATTCTATGTTTTTGTAAATCATTGGCCTTCGAGAAGAGGAGGAGAGAGCGAATCAGAAATCAGACGAATAAAAGCTGCTCAAACATTACGAAAGAGAATTGAACAAGTTTTTAACAATGATAAATATGCTAAAATTATCATTATGGGCGATTTCAATGATGAGCCAATAAATAATTCAATCTTGAGTCATCTTAAAGCTAAACCGATTATTTGTGATAGTGCTGAAATGATAGAAAAAATTAATTCAAGAGTTGATAATTCGGATTTGTTCAATCTAGCTTATCATTCATATAGTCTTGGTGAAGGTTCATATAAGCATCAGGATAATTGGAATATGTTGGATCAGATTATTGTATCGAGGGAACTTATTATTGGAAAGAAAGTTAGATACCAGTGTAATTCATTTCAGGTTTATAAACCTGAATTTATGATAACGAAAACAGGTAAGTATCAGGGAACACCTTTTCCTACTTATGGAGGAAACAGATATCTTGGTGGCTACAGCGATCATTTTCCCGTAATCGCAAAAATTATACTGGAGTAG
- a CDS encoding SDR family oxidoreductase — MKKYLLIFGANGELGSGVTNVLIKKDFDDIYLFDFKFEQQQDDKKIHQIIVSDLANEINVQKAFEQIKTENDSEYFLFSTIGGFFGGKKIWETSHDDLMKMFSMNLLTNFNLAKYFSELVRKSKGGAIIFTSAYTANHPEENKFAYGMSKASLSYLVKSLAIEGESINLSSMAIAPFILDTKSNRKWMSEANFDRWIKPEEVGKLIYDLFNNYKINSGNILELKIRLT; from the coding sequence ATGAAAAAATATCTTTTAATCTTCGGTGCAAATGGAGAACTTGGTTCAGGCGTTACAAATGTTCTAATCAAAAAAGACTTTGATGATATTTATTTGTTTGATTTCAAGTTCGAACAACAACAAGATGACAAGAAAATTCATCAGATAATTGTCTCTGATCTTGCGAATGAAATAAATGTTCAAAAAGCTTTTGAGCAGATTAAAACTGAGAATGATTCTGAATATTTTCTTTTCTCTACTATCGGAGGATTCTTTGGTGGGAAAAAAATATGGGAAACTTCTCATGACGATTTGATGAAAATGTTTTCAATGAATTTGCTGACAAATTTTAATCTTGCAAAATACTTTTCAGAGTTAGTCAGAAAATCAAAAGGTGGTGCGATAATTTTTACATCAGCATACACAGCAAATCATCCCGAAGAAAATAAATTTGCTTATGGAATGTCCAAAGCTTCACTATCTTATTTAGTAAAATCATTAGCAATTGAAGGTGAAAGTATAAACTTATCATCAATGGCGATTGCCCCTTTTATTTTAGACACGAAATCAAACCGAAAATGGATGAGCGAAGCTAACTTTGATAGATGGATTAAACCAGAAGAGGTTGGAAAATTAATTTATGATTTATTCAATAATTACAAAATTAATTCTGGTAATATTCTTGAACTTAAAATTAGGTTAACTTAA
- a CDS encoding MotA/TolQ/ExbB proton channel family protein: MDIFGVISSLFNVVAQANNQGALNWLVTKFNEGGFFMWPILASLIIGLAFAFERLWSLSRARINTKDFIIKVKKALDEGGVEAAKKVCENTRGPVASVFYAGLLRYNEGLEAVEKSIMAYGGVEMSFLERGLIWISTFITLAPMLGFTGTVQGMIEAFDAIKEAAQISPAIVASGISVALLTTLFGLVVAMILQVFYNYFVSRIDRLVADMEQSSIELIDALYELKNNKR; the protein is encoded by the coding sequence ATGGATATTTTTGGAGTAATCTCATCGTTATTCAATGTAGTTGCACAAGCTAATAATCAGGGTGCACTGAATTGGTTGGTTACAAAATTCAACGAAGGTGGATTTTTTATGTGGCCAATTCTTGCTAGCTTGATAATTGGTTTAGCTTTCGCATTCGAAAGATTATGGTCACTATCTCGAGCAAGAATCAATACTAAAGACTTCATTATAAAAGTTAAAAAAGCTTTGGACGAAGGTGGTGTTGAAGCAGCAAAAAAAGTTTGCGAAAATACACGAGGTCCGGTAGCTTCAGTTTTCTATGCTGGATTACTAAGATATAATGAAGGTTTGGAGGCAGTTGAAAAGTCGATTATGGCTTATGGTGGTGTTGAAATGAGCTTTTTAGAAAGAGGATTAATTTGGATTTCAACATTCATTACACTTGCACCAATGCTTGGATTTACCGGAACAGTACAAGGTATGATTGAAGCTTTCGATGCTATTAAAGAAGCTGCACAAATTTCTCCTGCAATTGTTGCATCAGGTATTTCGGTAGCATTATTAACCACTCTTTTCGGACTTGTTGTGGCAATGATATTACAAGTTTTTTACAATTATTTCGTTTCGAGAATTGACAGATTAGTAGCTGATATGGAGCAGAGTTCAATTGAACTTATTGATGCTCTTTATGAACTAAAAAATAACAAACGATAA
- a CDS encoding biopolymer transporter ExbD, translating into MLKKKQIREAEIPTASQADLAFLLLLFFLVSTVIDIDTGLGLTLPEYVPPEEQVTVKVDPDRMAAVLVNEQGDVLIDGEIVSLFQIKNLLKPRIMSKVELPLNKKLIVSLKTDRKTVYNQYIAALDQIKLAFFEARDEVSEARFGRKFKDLSTEQQEVIKDAVPIIISLAEPEQVK; encoded by the coding sequence ATGCTTAAAAAGAAACAAATTAGAGAAGCAGAAATACCAACAGCATCTCAAGCAGATTTAGCGTTTCTACTTTTGCTGTTCTTTCTTGTATCTACAGTCATAGATATTGATACAGGACTCGGTCTTACTTTGCCAGAATATGTTCCACCTGAAGAACAAGTGACTGTAAAAGTTGATCCTGATCGTATGGCTGCCGTTCTTGTCAATGAACAAGGTGATGTATTGATAGATGGTGAAATTGTTTCATTATTTCAGATAAAAAATTTGTTAAAGCCAAGAATAATGTCTAAGGTTGAGCTTCCACTGAATAAGAAACTTATTGTTTCCCTCAAAACGGATCGAAAAACAGTTTATAATCAATACATTGCCGCTTTAGATCAGATCAAACTTGCTTTTTTTGAAGCAAGAGATGAAGTATCAGAAGCAAGATTTGGTCGTAAATTTAAAGATCTTTCTACTGAACAACAGGAAGTTATAAAAGATGCTGTTCCAATTATTATTTCTCTGGCTGAACCAGAACAAGTAAAATAA
- a CDS encoding ExbD/TolR family protein produces MKFQKRRANTKQEIPTTSMPDIVFMLLMFFMVVTTLREVDVLVQFKLPEAQAIEKIENKRLVSYIWVGKDKRIQIDDSIVKLDEIESIMYAKRQALPNIIVSLRIDQGTDMGMVTDIQQSLRKAYCLRVNYSATLKI; encoded by the coding sequence ATGAAATTTCAGAAAAGAAGAGCAAATACAAAGCAGGAAATACCAACTACCTCTATGCCTGATATTGTTTTTATGCTTTTGATGTTTTTTATGGTGGTAACTACTTTAAGAGAAGTTGATGTGTTGGTACAGTTTAAACTACCTGAAGCTCAGGCAATAGAAAAGATTGAAAATAAGAGATTAGTCTCTTATATATGGGTTGGTAAAGATAAGAGAATACAAATAGATGACAGTATAGTAAAACTTGACGAAATTGAAAGTATTATGTATGCAAAACGCCAGGCATTGCCCAATATAATTGTTTCTTTGAGAATTGATCAGGGAACCGATATGGGAATGGTTACTGATATACAACAATCTCTTAGAAAAGCCTACTGTCTTCGTGTAAATTATTCGGCAACATTAAAAATTTAA
- a CDS encoding GatB/YqeY domain-containing protein: MNLKEKINNDLKEAMKSGDKIRLNTVRSIRALILEFEKSGANKELSPEDEVKLLTSAAKKRKDSIEQFRNAGRMDLVEQEEAELKVLLEYLPKQMTEEEIKTEVQKIIAETGAMGKEDFSKVMPAAMKLLKGKADGNLVRKVVESLLS, translated from the coding sequence ATGAATCTGAAAGAAAAAATTAATAACGACTTGAAAGAAGCAATGAAATCCGGCGATAAAATTCGCCTCAATACAGTTCGTTCTATTCGTGCACTTATTCTTGAATTTGAAAAGAGCGGTGCGAATAAAGAACTTTCTCCTGAAGATGAAGTAAAACTCTTAACAAGCGCAGCAAAGAAAAGAAAAGATTCAATCGAACAATTCAGAAATGCTGGCCGAATGGATTTAGTGGAACAGGAAGAAGCTGAACTTAAAGTGCTTCTTGAGTATTTACCAAAGCAAATGACTGAAGAAGAAATCAAAACAGAAGTTCAGAAAATAATTGCTGAAACAGGTGCAATGGGTAAAGAAGATTTCTCTAAAGTTATGCCCGCTGCAATGAAGTTGCTCAAAGGCAAAGCAGACGGAAATCTTGTTCGCAAAGTAGTTGAAAGTCTATTGAGCTGA
- a CDS encoding CvpA family protein produces the protein MNTIDLIIVIASLIGFVLGFKDGFLRKLIGVAGFVAAVFLAAYFKGQMGRFIESSFNIEYYLAEIMAALLIFFVTVILFSILKRVVHPFDKINSLINQIVGGVVGILQFLIFLSAVFLLLNIFDIPDKSSRKKSMFYEPTYSIIPSAFNLLKDYTPSTEEIIKNYINEKDTLQ, from the coding sequence TTGAATACAATTGATTTAATAATCGTTATCGCTTCATTGATTGGCTTTGTTTTAGGATTTAAAGATGGCTTTTTAAGAAAGCTGATTGGCGTTGCTGGATTTGTTGCAGCAGTTTTTCTTGCTGCATATTTCAAAGGCCAGATGGGAAGATTTATTGAATCTTCATTTAATATTGAATATTATCTGGCTGAGATAATGGCCGCACTGCTTATATTTTTTGTAACTGTAATTTTATTCTCAATTCTCAAACGGGTTGTTCATCCATTCGATAAAATAAATTCTTTAATCAATCAAATCGTTGGTGGAGTTGTTGGAATTTTACAATTCCTGATTTTCCTAAGTGCAGTATTTCTTTTATTGAATATTTTTGATATTCCCGACAAATCTTCGAGAAAAAAATCTATGTTTTATGAACCAACTTATTCAATAATCCCATCGGCATTTAATCTACTAAAAGATTACACACCAAGCACAGAAGAAATAATAAAAAATTATATTAATGAAAAAGATACGCTTCAATGA
- a CDS encoding endonuclease MutS2 encodes MIDKSVIEKLEFDKLLKHISGYCITDKGKSLILNLAPTDSLDKINFQGSIVEEAKNFLIKQGNIQIDLSSDLSESLFQSRIEGAILSTKKMLEIRNLARTSRLINNLFSKDKVNYPLLSEYTQQLFSDRLFEHQIEKIISDDGDIKENASKTLTEIRKEIRAKKDELIKSINRIIKTLKEEDIVREDYLTLRDGRMVIPVKAEHKRHIRGFIHSESSTGQTVYIEPEETLELNNDIVSLSFSERREIERLLRELTRLVGQNSSELISSFDRITFIDSVFARANYSLEIVGSFPGIDNHKPINIIDARHPLLIKKLGRNKTVPLNLKLENDRVVIITGPNAGGKTVVLKTIGILTIMLQSGIHIPAHPDSNFHLFSKVLIDIGDQQSIEDDLSTFSSHLKNLNHILNEADKNSLVLLDEIGTGTDPTEGASLAAAILKKLLEKGALVFASTHHGSLKLFAYNVPGMVNAAMQFNHETISPTYVFKLGILGSSYAFQIAERIGMQKDVIDEAEKLMDSEKHTLEKFISEVEAKSNQLEKKLAELEKENSRLKGLSNLYKQSYEKLEKEKKEILRKAKTEADKYLEDVNRKVEKVIKDIKESSAEKTVIKEAKQTIRELKQETANELKEFQEESITKDDFSEGDFVKLKNSNAVGKIIEIDRDKNKATVLVGSIKMLAKLSDIIPAKEIKEKQAREVHDFIKMPSVNYRLDIRGKRADEAEYEIIKFVDDAYQSGFDRAEILHGKGTGALKKLVKEILSSHSGVKTFYFAPIEHGGDGITIIEFN; translated from the coding sequence ATGATTGATAAATCGGTTATAGAAAAACTCGAGTTTGATAAACTTCTAAAACATATTTCAGGTTATTGTATTACTGATAAAGGAAAATCCTTAATACTTAATTTAGCGCCTACAGATAGTTTGGATAAAATAAATTTTCAGGGCAGTATTGTTGAAGAAGCAAAAAACTTTTTGATTAAACAAGGAAATATTCAGATTGACCTCTCATCTGATTTGAGTGAGAGTCTATTCCAAAGCAGAATTGAAGGTGCTATTCTCTCTACCAAAAAAATGCTTGAAATAAGAAATCTGGCAAGGACATCAAGATTAATCAATAACCTTTTCTCTAAAGACAAAGTTAATTATCCTTTATTAAGTGAATACACACAACAATTATTCTCAGACCGATTATTCGAACATCAAATTGAAAAAATAATAAGTGACGATGGTGATATTAAAGAAAATGCAAGCAAAACCTTAACTGAAATCCGTAAAGAAATCAGAGCTAAAAAAGATGAACTGATAAAATCAATTAACCGAATAATCAAAACATTAAAAGAAGAAGATATCGTTCGTGAAGATTATTTGACACTTCGCGATGGAAGAATGGTAATTCCGGTTAAAGCTGAACACAAAAGACACATCAGAGGATTTATTCATTCAGAATCTTCAACTGGACAGACTGTTTATATTGAACCCGAAGAAACTCTTGAGCTTAACAACGATATAGTTTCTTTATCATTCAGTGAGCGAAGAGAAATTGAAAGATTATTAAGAGAGTTAACAAGACTCGTCGGACAAAACAGCAGTGAGCTTATTTCATCATTTGATAGGATTACTTTTATTGATTCTGTTTTTGCAAGAGCAAATTATTCTCTTGAAATAGTTGGAAGCTTTCCTGGAATTGATAATCATAAACCGATTAATATTATTGATGCACGCCATCCTTTGTTGATTAAAAAGCTTGGAAGAAATAAAACTGTTCCATTAAATCTGAAATTAGAAAACGATCGTGTTGTAATAATAACTGGTCCAAATGCTGGTGGCAAAACTGTTGTTCTGAAGACAATCGGAATTTTAACAATTATGTTACAATCAGGAATACATATTCCTGCGCATCCTGATTCTAATTTTCATTTGTTTAGTAAAGTTCTTATTGATATTGGTGATCAGCAATCTATTGAAGATGATTTATCAACATTCAGTTCTCATCTTAAAAACCTAAATCATATATTAAACGAAGCTGACAAAAACTCCTTAGTCTTACTTGATGAAATAGGAACAGGAACTGACCCGACAGAAGGAGCTTCACTTGCGGCAGCAATTCTGAAAAAACTTCTTGAAAAAGGTGCGCTTGTATTTGCTTCTACACATCACGGAAGTTTAAAGTTATTTGCATATAATGTTCCTGGAATGGTTAATGCAGCAATGCAATTTAATCACGAGACCATTTCACCAACTTATGTCTTTAAACTTGGGATTCTTGGAAGCTCCTATGCTTTTCAGATTGCTGAAAGAATCGGAATGCAGAAAGATGTGATTGATGAAGCAGAGAAATTAATGGACTCTGAAAAACATACACTGGAAAAATTTATTTCTGAAGTTGAAGCTAAATCCAATCAGTTGGAGAAAAAGCTGGCAGAGCTAGAAAAAGAAAATTCGAGACTGAAGGGATTGTCAAATCTTTATAAACAGAGTTACGAAAAACTGGAGAAAGAAAAAAAAGAAATTCTGAGAAAAGCCAAAACAGAAGCTGATAAGTATCTTGAAGATGTTAACCGAAAAGTTGAAAAAGTAATTAAGGACATAAAAGAATCATCAGCAGAGAAAACAGTTATTAAAGAGGCAAAGCAAACAATAAGGGAACTTAAACAAGAAACTGCAAATGAATTAAAGGAATTTCAGGAAGAATCAATTACAAAAGATGATTTTTCTGAAGGTGATTTTGTGAAATTAAAAAATTCGAACGCTGTTGGAAAAATTATAGAGATTGACAGAGACAAAAACAAAGCCACAGTTCTGGTCGGTTCAATTAAAATGCTTGCTAAACTTTCAGACATTATTCCCGCTAAAGAGATTAAAGAAAAACAAGCTCGTGAGGTTCATGACTTTATTAAAATGCCAAGCGTAAATTATCGGCTTGATATAAGAGGTAAACGAGCCGATGAAGCAGAATATGAAATAATTAAATTTGTTGATGATGCTTACCAGTCAGGTTTTGATAGAGCGGAAATTCTTCACGGTAAAGGTACCGGTGCTTTGAAAAAATTAGTTAAAGAAATATTATCTTCGCACAGCGGAGTAAAAACTTTTTACTTTGCACCAATTGAGCATGGTGGTGATGGAATAACAATCATCGAATTTAATTAA
- a CDS encoding acetyl-CoA carboxylase biotin carboxylase subunit gives MIRKILIANRGEIAVRIIRACKELGIKSAAIYSEADFGALHTILADESYLIGPAPSSQSYLNKEKIIQLAKEINADAIHPGYGFLSENSDFIRMVEESGVKFIGPSSKSVEMMGSKTAARNLMQKNKVPIVPGTTEPIKTIAEGLSFAGEIGFPVLLKASAGGGGKGMRKVFSKDDFESAFESTKREALKAFGSDDVYIEKLIENPKHIEVQIIADKFGNYRHLFERECSIQRRHQKIIEESPSAFLDNSTRDAITEAAINAAKACDYFNAGTIEFLMDSNKNFYFLEMNTRLQVEHPVTELVTGIDLVKEQIMIASGEKISFEQNEVKQNGVAIECRIYAEDSSQGFLPSTGKLKLYKEPGGPNVRVDSGVIVNSEITVHYDPMISKLICWGKNRNEAINRSLRALDEYFIGGVNNNISFLKFILNSPEFKNGVHNINSVEQKLLREFENNLSNNSFEDTEIAAAILAAHIKNNVKQKVSANISSTNRWRDQMYE, from the coding sequence TTGATAAGAAAAATTCTAATTGCTAACCGAGGAGAAATTGCAGTAAGAATTATTCGTGCCTGCAAAGAACTTGGAATTAAATCTGCAGCTATTTATTCAGAGGCAGATTTCGGTGCACTTCATACTATTCTTGCAGATGAATCTTATCTGATCGGACCCGCACCATCTTCGCAATCATATCTTAACAAAGAAAAAATTATTCAACTTGCTAAAGAAATAAATGCAGATGCAATTCATCCTGGTTATGGCTTTCTTTCTGAAAACTCAGATTTTATCAGAATGGTTGAAGAGAGCGGAGTTAAATTTATCGGACCATCTTCAAAATCTGTTGAGATGATGGGAAGTAAAACTGCTGCAAGAAATTTGATGCAAAAAAATAAAGTACCTATCGTTCCGGGTACAACTGAACCAATTAAAACAATCGCAGAAGGATTGAGCTTTGCTGGTGAGATAGGTTTTCCTGTTTTGTTAAAGGCATCAGCTGGAGGGGGCGGAAAAGGAATGAGAAAAGTTTTTTCAAAAGATGATTTTGAATCAGCTTTTGAATCAACTAAAAGGGAAGCACTTAAAGCTTTTGGCAGTGATGATGTTTACATTGAAAAGTTGATCGAAAACCCTAAACATATTGAAGTACAAATCATTGCCGATAAATTTGGTAATTACCGACATCTTTTTGAAAGAGAATGTTCAATTCAAAGAAGACATCAGAAAATTATTGAAGAATCTCCATCTGCATTTCTGGATAATTCTACAAGAGATGCGATAACAGAAGCTGCAATAAACGCAGCTAAAGCTTGTGATTATTTTAATGCAGGCACGATAGAGTTTCTGATGGATTCAAATAAGAATTTTTATTTTCTTGAAATGAATACCCGATTGCAGGTCGAACATCCTGTTACAGAATTAGTCACTGGAATCGATTTAGTTAAAGAACAAATTATGATTGCTTCGGGCGAAAAAATTTCATTCGAACAAAACGAAGTTAAACAAAATGGTGTTGCAATCGAATGCAGAATTTATGCTGAAGATTCATCGCAGGGGTTTTTACCCAGTACAGGAAAATTAAAATTGTATAAAGAACCAGGTGGACCAAATGTAAGAGTTGATTCAGGCGTGATAGTAAATAGTGAAATAACAGTTCACTATGATCCAATGATTTCAAAACTGATTTGTTGGGGAAAGAACAGAAATGAAGCAATTAATCGCTCTTTAAGAGCTCTGGATGAATATTTTATTGGAGGAGTAAATAACAACATTTCATTCCTCAAATTTATTCTCAATTCACCAGAGTTTAAGAATGGTGTTCATAACATAAATTCTGTTGAGCAAAAACTTTTAAGAGAATTTGAAAACAATTTAAGTAATAATTCTTTTGAAGATACTGAAATAGCTGCTGCAATTCTTGCTGCTCATATTAAAAATAATGTTAAGCAAAAAGTCTCAGCAAATATATCGTCAACAAATAGATGGCGTGACCAAATGTATGAATGA
- a CDS encoding acetyl-CoA carboxylase biotin carboxyl carrier protein subunit: MNDFVSRIDDKKYSIRFLDDSRLILNGNEYRYSIKKLSSDNYVLTIKDKSFLCTVIENRNSSNEILINGNLQKVIAHTLIADKAEELLKSQSQFHSSGMIVKAPMPGLILKIKKQNGDFVERGETVMILEAMKMENEIRAPISGTLTLNSIKEGTSVEKNTKLFEIK; the protein is encoded by the coding sequence ATGAATGATTTTGTTTCAAGAATAGATGACAAAAAGTATTCAATCAGATTTTTGGATGATTCCAGACTGATTTTAAACGGAAATGAATACCGTTATTCGATTAAAAAACTATCTTCAGACAATTATGTACTAACTATAAAAGATAAATCATTTCTTTGCACTGTAATAGAAAACAGAAATTCATCAAATGAAATACTAATAAACGGAAATTTGCAAAAAGTAATCGCTCATACTTTAATTGCTGATAAAGCAGAGGAGTTGTTAAAATCTCAAAGTCAATTTCATTCATCCGGAATGATTGTAAAAGCGCCAATGCCCGGACTAATACTTAAAATCAAAAAGCAAAATGGTGATTTTGTTGAAAGGGGAGAGACGGTAATGATTCTTGAAGCAATGAAAATGGAAAATGAAATTCGCGCCCCGATAAGTGGAACACTAACTTTAAATTCAATTAAAGAAGGCACAAGTGTAGAGAAGAATACAAAATTATTCGAGATCAAATAA